Proteins encoded within one genomic window of Komagataella phaffii GS115 chromosome 3, complete sequence:
- a CDS encoding Middle sporulation-specific mitogen-activated protein kinase (MAPK) required for production of the o, whose translation MISSQKPIGNKKADIEVAVKKEYSVYSKANFYLNSRYQVQQVLGKGSYGVVCSVLDLKSENPVPLAVKKVSNIFTREVLLRRAIRELKLMKFFRGHRNIINLVNLDIVYIKPYDGLYCFQELVDYDLARVIHSNVQFSEFHIQSFLYQILCGVKYIHSADVIHRDLKPGNILVTVLGNLKICDFGLARGINHQFMQGSSRPRDNAITNYVATRWYRAPELIFSRKEYGKAVDMWAVGCIFGELYGRKPLFIGDSQMSQIAEIVKVLGSPSKEVIMAYGSHLAWDYFQPPKPQYRPLKWAHVYPYASGSALDLLSSLVCWEAKRRLDVEAALSHEFLSAVRNKSQEPKCKSIFDFRWEKENTSLEDLKILLHEEVTQFKNERENNSQPN comes from the coding sequence ATGATATCTTCTCAAAAGCCGATTGGTAACAAGAAAGCCGATATTGAGGTCGCTGTTAAGAAAGAATATTCAGTTTACTCTAAAGCAAACTTTTACCTCAACTCAAGGTATCAAGTCCAGCAAGTTTTGGGTAAAGGTTCTTATGGCGTTGTATGTTCAGTGCTAGATTTGAAGTCCGAGAACCCGGTTCCATTAGCAGTCAAGAAAGTCAGCAATATCTTCACTAGAGAAGTTCTGCTTCGCAGAGCCATCCGAGAGTtaaaattgatgaagtttttTAGAGGTCACCGAAATATAATCAATCTGGTAAATCTTGACATTGTATACATCAAGCCCTATGACGGCCTGTACTGCTTCCAAGAGTTGGTGGATTATGATCTGGCTCGTGTAATTCATTCTAATGTGCAGTTCAGCGAGTTTCAcattcaaagttttctctATCAGATTCTCTGCGGAGTCAAGTACATCCACTCCGCTGATGTAATTCATAGAGACTTAAAACCTGGAAACATCCTGGTAACTGTATTAgggaacttgaaaatatGCGATTTCGGTCTTGCGAGAGGTATAAATCATCAATTCATGCAAGGATCATCGAGGCCCAGGGATAACGCTATCACCAACTATGTGGCTACTAGGTGGTACCGTGCGCCGGAATTAATattctccagaaaagaGTACGGGAAAGCTGTAGATATGTGGGCTGTAGGGTGTATTTTTGGCGAATTGTATGGTAGAAAACCTCTTTTCATTGGAGACTCGCAGATGAGCCAAATTGCGGAGATTGTCAAGGTTTTAGGAAGTCCTTCCAAAGAGGTGATCATGGCATACGGATCACATCTGGCATGGGATTATTTTCAACCTCCCAAGCCACAATACAGGCCACTGAAGTGGGCTCATGTTTATCCATACGCAAGTGGTTCAGCACTAGATCTTCTCTCCTCACTCGTTTGCTGGGAAGCTAAGCGTAGACTTGATGTGGAAGCAGCACTATCTCACGAGTTCTTAAGTGCCGTCAGAAATAAAAGTCAAGAACCAAAGTGTAAATCTATTTTTGACTTTCGATGGGAAAAGGAGAACACAAGTCTAGAAGATCTGAAGATCTTGCTGCACGAAGAAGTCACTcaattcaagaatgaaagGGAAAATAACTCCCAACCTAATTAG
- a CDS encoding Myristoylated serine/threonine protein kinase involved in vacuolar protein sorting, whose protein sequence is MGAELSLLAPTAQPIALSAYVDFLSNIQYNKPLGTSRFLKTVKGLNDQGSIVVKVLVKPNSGLDLSEWVEKLEFLRLKLLDVPNVIPYNLVIDSVRAGYLIRPFQQRTLYERVSIQPYLEPIEKKWIAFQLIHAVMECHERGQYHGDIKSENVLLTSWDMVFLTDFAPFKPIYLPGNNPSQFSFYFDTSRRNVCYVAPERFLGEGTPTQYQEVDKLTSSMDIFSLGCTVAELFLEGSVLFTLPQLFKYKKGEYTPSLSGIVDNDLRNMIQEMIDLDPRKRISAHDCLRKHRGKVFPEYFYSFLYDYMLELSTPSDHSVGNWRFDECDRRIERIYNDMGMICDKLDVNLDLNIVHSFTEEPSQNVIPMTLRLPGVEPHIPQSSKTPYDSALIILNILLHSMRNTTHSSYRIKSCDLILMISEMLSDEQKLDRCLPYLVHLLNDPSIDVQAAALKYMTQLLLLVDYLTPVNVLIFPEYILPKLASFLSTTKGSYMRMIFATILPHLAKTALKFYEMAILLGSHVEKFELLKNFENLTIQLLIDPDSSAKISLLKNILPLASVFGKDKTNDIILSHMITYLNDPDENLRVAFIESILGLSIFVGITSLENYILPLLVQTLTDNSEIVVVNVLRSFAELNNLGLIKKRYKFDLIKVSSKLLLHPNSWIRLGTLRLLISVVKDLSLTDFYCLLYPLVRPFFEYEVTNFDWATLYPCIIKPIPRSIYTLSITWALKAEKTLFWQQVKLAKPDPFGSRNSTFLLNRNSKIGESGVVSNNQIPTSPEDIGWLGKLKASGFDEKDLWKIATLRDYIFRVARSRSNIPTQENNEVTMQQMGIYPRIVFFEKGSMYETEGFVTGSSMMANYRILVNSEYSPESLTKRKTVGGVNTNHTYSGANPYILKFLECIKFRHVLDDSEEFGPSIPSATVEEGHWKFEGVLVSHLTEHTGSITSLALSPDQQYFLTGDSKGIIRLWDVLQLERNGYATSHVTVSMSSSVKDIKFIENRNSFCAVTADGEIKIFRVEINSTSSSVRSNGSPHRHESISLLREHSLEGEHISDMKFIGPNLAVTTLSCKLILFDLRDMQIAEEIQNPVSHGFITSFDLDSSQSWLLIGTSKGILDFYDLRFELLVKSWKLKSTSYPIKHITVPPAGFTCNRKSERFALINGGTNDSVTIVFDVSKGQCSELYFTETVNLNTAIDNYEVLEVDNGEERTRTSVLATEVEDRSITSLTMLGSNQFLTATFDKRVILWDTGNKANSSALISKLDDFTSSFSSVQVRPHLMAINEKIVEKDPQNIGGPKRNMASANSSTFDLHSDIITGIAVIQKPLKMLILVDRAGVINIYK, encoded by the coding sequence CTCATTCGACCATTTCAGCAGAGAACTTTATATGAAAGAGTTAGCATTCAGCCATACTTGGAACccattgaaaagaaatggaTAGCTTTCCAATTAATACATGCAGTAATGGAATGTCATGAAAGGGGGCAATATCACGGAGATATCAAAAGTGAGAATGTGTTACTTACTTCTTGGGACATGGTGTTTTTGACAGATTTTGCTCCGTTCAAACCCATTTATCTCCCTGGAAATAATCCGAGTCAATTCTCTTTTTACTTTGATACAAGTAGAAGGAACGTTTGCTATGTGGCTCCCGAGAGGTTTTTGGGTGAAGGGACTCCAACACAGtatcaagaagttgacaAATTAACAAGTTCGATGGATATATTCAGCCTGGGGTGTACTGTTGCCGAACTTTTTCTGGAAGGTTCGGTCCTGTTTACATTGCCTCAGTTGTTCAAGTACAAAAAAGGTGAATATACTCCAAGCTTGAGTGGGATTGTCGATAATGACTTACGCAACatgattcaagaaatgaTAGATTTGGAtccaagaaagagaattaGTGCACACGATTGTTTGAGAAAACATAGGGGAAAAGTCTTCCCTGAGTACTTCTATTCCTTCCTATATGATTACATGCTAGAATTGAGTACTCCATCCGATCACTCTGTGGGAAACTGGCGATTTGACGAATGTGACCGTCGAATCGAACGCATCTACAACGATATGGGTATGATATGTGACAAACTGGATGTCAACCTTGACCTAAACATAGTACATTCTTTCACAGAAGAGCCCTCTCAGAATGTGATTCCAATGACGCTTCGGCTTCCAGGAGTTGAACCACATATCCCAcagtcttcaaaaactccTTATGATTCTGCTTTAATCATACTAAATATCCTGCTTCATTCAATGAGAAACACAACACACTCTTCTTATAGAATCAAGTCATgtgatttgattttgatgatatctGAGATGTTGTCTGATGAACAGAAACTAGATCGTTGCTTACCGTATTTGGTTCACTTACTAAATGATCCTTCCATTGATGTACAAGCGGCCGCATTGAAGTACATGACACAATTACTGTTGTTGGTGGACTATTTGACACCGGTTAATGTGTTGATCTTCCCCGAGTACATTCTTCCCAAACTAGCTTCTTTTCTCTCCACTACTAAAGGCTCATACATGAGAATGATTTTTGCTACAATTTTACCCCATTTAGCAAAGACTGCCCTCAAGTTTTATGAAATGGCCATCCTATTGGGGAGTcatgttgaaaagtttgagCTCTTAAAGAATTTTGAGAACCTCACAATCCAGTTGCTGATCGATCCCGATTCATCAGCCAAGATCTCTTTGCTTAAGAATATATTGCCTTTGGCCTCTGTTTTTGGTAAAGATAAAACAAACGACATCATACTTAGCCATATGATTACCTACCTCAACGACCCTGATGAAAACCTGAGGGTGGCTTTCATAGAGAGTATCCTAGGGCTTTCAATATTTGTTGGAATAACTAGTCTGGAAAACTACATTCTTCCACTACTTGTTCAGACCCTAACCGATAACAGTGAAATTGTGGTTGTTAATGTTCTCCGTTCATTTGCAGAGCTGAATAACTTGGGACTAATCAAAAAAAGATATAAGTTTGACCTAATAAAAGtctcttcaaaacttttatTACatccaaattcttggattCGCTTAGGTACTTTGAGATTGCTGATTAGTGTAGTCAAGGATTTGTCCTTGACTGATTTCTACTGCCTGCTTTATCCCCTTGTTCGTCCGTTTTTTGAGTATGAGGTCACCAACTTTGACTGGGCCACGTTGTATCCCTGCATCATTAAACCTATTCCAAGGTCAATATACACTCTCTCCATTACTTGGGCTCTAAAAGCTGAAAAGACTCTCTTTTGGCAGCAAGTGAAGTTGGCCAAACCTGACCCTTTTGGGAGTCGGAATAGCACATTCTTACTAAACAGAAACTCAAAGATTGGGGAATCGGGAGTAGTCTCTAACAATCAGATACCAACTTCTCCAGAAGATATCGGCTGGTTGGGGAAGCTGAAGGCATCGGGgtttgatgaaaaggaTTTATGGAAGATTGCCACCCTACGAGATTACATTTTCCGTGTGGCAAGATCAAGATCCAATATCCCGACTCAGGAAAACAACGAAGTCACCATGCAGCAGATGGGAATTTATCCACGTAttgtattttttgaaaagggaTCCATGTATGAAACTGAAGGGTTTGTAACTGGATCCTCAATGATGGCAAACTATCGAATTCTAGTTAATTCAGAGTATTCTCCAGAAAGCTTGACGAAACGAAAGACGGTAGGTGGAGTTAACACTAATCATACTTATAGCGGTGCAAATCCTTACATTCTAAAATTTTTGGAATGTATTAAGTTCAGGCACGTTCTGGATGATTCCGAAGAATTTGGGCCCAGTATACCGTCGGCAACTGTAGAGGAAGGCCATTGGAAGTTTGAAGGAGTGCTTGTTAGCCATCTCACAGAACATACGGGAAGCATTACTTCGTTGGCGCTTTCACCGGATCAACAGTATTTTCTTACAGGTGATAGCAAAGGTATAATTAGATTATGGGATGTTCTTCAGTTAGAAAGAAATGGGTATGCAACTTCCCACGTCACTGTCTCCATGAGTTCCTCGGTGAAGGATATAAAGTTCATAGAAAACCGAAATAGTTTCTGTGCTGTCACTGCAGATGgagaaatcaaaattttcaggGTTGAAATTAATAGCACATCGAGCTCAGTGAGATCAAATGGTAGCCCTCATAGACATGAATCGATAAGTTTATTGCGAGAACATAGCCTCGAGGGGGAGCATATAAGTGACATGAAATTTATTGGTCCAAACTTAGCAGTTACTACTTTGTCTTGCAAACTCATACTCTTTGATTTGAGAGATATGCAAATTGCTgaagagattcaaaatcCAGTCTCACACGGATTCATTACATCTTTTGACTTAGACTCCTCGCAGAGTTGGCTACTGATTGGTACATCCAAAGGTATTTTGGACTTCTATGATCTgagatttgaacttttggtCAAATCATGGAAGCTTAAATCAACCAGCTATCCCATAAAGCACATCACTGTTCCTCCGGCTGGGTTTACTTGTAATAGAAAATCAGAGCGATTTGCTTTGATAAACGGAGGAACTAATGATTCAGTTACTattgtttttgatgtttccaaAGGACAATGTTCAGAACTCTATTTTACTGAAACTGTGAATTTAAACACTGCCATTGACAACTATGAGGTATTGGAAGTTGATAATGGTGAGGAACGAACCCGAACTTCTGTGCTGGCTACAGAAGTTGAGGACCGCTCAATAACCAGTTTGACAATGCTAGGCTCAAACCAATTTTTGACGGCAACTTTTGATAAAAGAGTCATTCTCTGGGACACTGGTAACAAAGCGAATTCTTCCGCTCTCATTTCCAAGTTAGATGATTTCActtccagtttttcatctgtACAGGTCAGACCTCATCTTATGGCTATAAACGAAAAAATAGTGGAAAAAGATCCCCAAAATATTGGAGGGCCAAAACGTAATATGGCCAGTGCTAATTCCTCTACCTTTGATCTACACTCAGACATCATCACTGGAATCGCTGTCATTCAAAAGCCTCTCAAGATGCTCATACTGGTAGACAGGGCTGGAGTAATAAATATTTATAAGTAG